The Pieris rapae chromosome 8, ilPieRapa1.1, whole genome shotgun sequence genomic interval CGACAAGAGGAACAGGCACGACGACAAGAGGAACAGACACGACGTCAAGAAGAACAGGCACGCCGATTGATAGAGGAACAGGCCCGTCACCAGGAAGAACAAGTTCGGCGATTGATGGAGGAACAGGCTCGCCGTCAAGAGGAACAGGCACGCCAAATGGTTGAAGAACAGGCTCAGACACGTCGTATGATGGAGGAACAGGCTCGTCGTATAGGAGTAAAATTAGGAGATCTGAAAcaagaagttgataaaaaaaattggaatcTGACGTGGATAGCAAGCTATCGAAACAGGACAAACAGATTCTTGGATTGGAACATGAAATGCAGTGCCTGAAGACCACGGGAGTCGTAACGTCTGTACCACCATCTGGAAATCTAAAAGTGCCTCCCTTTGATCTTCTTGGGGCGCGTACAAGGTACAGTTTGAGACCGTAGTGGAGTCAAACGGGTGGAATGACGATCAAGCTGTCACGGCCCTTATTATGGGACTGCGAGATGAAGCCCTCACCATACTAGATACGAAGACAGGTAAAGTGACGTTGAAGCAACTGCTGGATGCCCTGGAATTTCACGGTCACGAATACCGTCGACGAAAGCTTGAACCAGCATCTTGTCTGCAACGTCTGGTGAGGACGCGTAGGCTTTCCTAACCAGCTTCTCTACGTCTTGTCCCCATTTTTGCAAGCTTTCATTTGATTGCTATATCCTATCCTTTAATTGAGCCCTATAGACGTGCTCTAAATGTGCATCTCCGTACCGTGATTCCAGGGCATCCAGCAGTTGCTTCAACGTCACTTTACCTGTCTTCGTGTCTAGTATGGTGAGGGCTTCATCTCGCAGTCCCATAATAAGGGCCGTGACAGCTTGATCGTCATTCCACCCGTTTGACTCCACTACGGTCTCAAACTGTACCTTGTACGCGCCCCAAGAAGATCAAAGGGAGGCACTTTTAGATTTCCAGATGGTGGTACAGACGTTACGACTCCCGTGGTCTTCAGGCACTGCATTTCATGTTCCAATCCACGAATCTGTTTGTCCTGTTTCGATAGCTTGCTATCCACGTCAgattccaattttttttatcaacttcttgTTTCAGATCTCCTAATTTTACTCCTATACGACGAGCCTGTTCCTCCATCATACGACGTGTCTGAGCCTGTTCTTCAACCATTTGGCGTGCCTGTTCCTCTTGACGGCGAGCCTGTTCCTCCATCAATCGCCGAACTTGTTCTTCCTGGTGACGGGCCTGTTCCTCTATCAATCGGCGTGCCTGTGCCTGTTCTTCCATCATTTGTCGTGCCTGTTCTTCTTGACGTCGTGTCTGTTCCTCTTGTCGTCGTGCCTGTTCCTCTTGTCGTCGTGCCTGTTCTTCCATCATTTGTCGTGCCTGTTCTTCTTGACGTCGTGCCTGTTCTTCTTGTCGTCGTGCCTGTTCCTCTTGTCGTCGTGCCTGttcttcaatattttgtcGCAGAGCAAGGAGGATGTTAGCATCGTTGCTTTCGCCTATCCCGCGGTTCGCATCGAAACTCTGTCTCCGGGCTGCGTCGCGTGCTGCTTGTGCCCTGGTCTGCACTCCCTCCGCAGCTGAAGACTCTGCTACAAACTCCTCTTGACTCTCCCTTGGAGTAATTGGCATTTTTCTATCCCCAATTCTGACACCAaaatgttacgagctaggggatcggatagaaactgccgtcgatttcttcaagggtttatttaaataaaatctacgaggaattcgtttacactaatatctggaaattacgcacagaaaagcactaataacacacacaatgaaacagtgtcactaatcacttaaaacactcagtactttatcactggttcgcacttattcgcactttttctcttcggtgtttatcgcttggaatcgcattcaaaactgaactgagtggttgcgttttggctcgcttatatatccctgggaagaatctcgaacgatgtttccgatgtttacgagaactttctaggcgggagcgctactgagtagcgatcgcctaattctagaacgcgcgtacttgctatctctttcgcacactgctacgtgcttgtcgtacggcGTTCTAGAATTCTCGGTCTAGgttcgagaaggttcttaacttttctctctttcgcgtatcaaacagtgcttgtcctagaaaattcgttctagaatattccatCATCAAAGGggtataaccaggcctgaaaacgcctgaaaacgggtctgctgaaaagtgtaccattcgtctatacgtgttctgaaaccgactgaaaaaatgtttcagcctcctgaaaactacggcaacattatgtaaattttgattttctaatatgtctCTAtctctcctgaaacggtcataaatcatatttcagcctgctgaaaagttctctaagaagtggaaaaatctaaaaacattgcagttgacccgtcttcgtaacaatataaatgataaattgaCGTTAGGTAAGTGTACACAAAACACTctcgcattttttttaatacactattttcatataaatattaatttctctgCAATTATATTCGCTAAagtaaagaaacaaaaataaaattgtacaatacttttttagaatattttgtattaaatatatgttttggaGTATTGTAAAGGATAATTTCAACCTGTTTcgagatatttttttgcaacTGAATATTtcatctattttatataaaatatataaatagacaaATGCAGCATttaagtaaagaaaatatattttttacattactttaaaaaaacggTTAACAACCTTATAGATCTGGGACTCAAATATCGCACACTCGGTCGACTATTTGAGTTCCAATGTTTTCCTACAAATCAAATCCTTTAGGTATTCCCATTAGACCACCTTTGaacgtcaaataaaaaataaaatataaagatgattctagttgcctcTTCCAAAAGGTTTCGATAATAATAGGCAAGGGCCACACTTACTCTATTAAAAAaggatttacaatatttgcatacattagttaaataattatatgtgaagacaccTTCATTGTAGGAGCGAGTCTTAAATGCGAACATAgacagtccattggtgcacagtcggggatcgaacctacaccCCAGGACTGAGATTCGCAACTTAAAGCCACTAGGAAAACGGTAATCACGAATAAAAATCTTGGTTAAGAAATTTGTGCCGAAATTTCAAAGCATATGTTAATTGTAATTGATGATAACATTAGGTGATACCTAGATTAAtggtaattgtaatttatgtacaaaaaaaaatgttttgtgtataaaatcTTACCTCAGGTGTAAGTGGATGTTGGGCGAGCCTATCTCTCTTTTCATCTCGACAGCTACTGCGTCGACTTCCCAAACTAGTTGAAGAGCTACGTTCAACTACGCAACGGTTTAACACCTCCGCGGCctgaaatatttcatttcgGAAAATTGGGACAAAAATCAGCGCTTTGACAAAttccagtatttttttaaaatttattctttgCTCTGTGGAAGGTTTTTATGGAGCGAAattggaaaataatattattagggcgaaacgaagttcgcgacGGCAGCTGgtttggaataaaaaaaatgtcttctaACCAAAACAGAGGGAACTAACTACTTGAAATATGTACCTATAGACTAGGTAAGACCAGATATTATATCAGATGGTAGACAGAACTTAATAGTACACTAACTACCCCCGCGTATACCAACaaggaacattttgctatgctaccccatctgttcggttttccggaatgaaaactttttagggttttctgtgatttttctcTGTCAGAATTCAAGTTATAAGTTCTTagctaacaaataaaatataggggttgatcgtaagGGGTAGATGCAAATTAAgggttatatatgtatttttgtatgctgcatcatttttttgtctaaaaataaaataaaaatttgagtGGACACCTGTTATCACTTAGAGGTTTGAAAGATAGTTGCCGATTCTGTCTTACTAAATATGGATAAAAAATGTCCTAACAgacggtcgagccgtttcggaggagtataggaacaaacattgtgacatgagaattttataaattagataaaattttaaaactttctaTTCACcgctgtaatattaaaaataattacagtattATGATTCAATATAAAGTCGTTATAATTAAACCACAGGCATAAAAATCTGTCCGCCCTGTAGGGGGTCAAAGTCAACGTACCTGCGACGCGGTGTCCGTGTCGGGGCTGGCGATGGCCGGGGCGGGCGGGGCGAGGGGGGCCACACGGGCTCGAGGTCCGTTCAAGGCCTCAATGAGGGAGACCGGCTCATAACCTGCTGGGATATTCTCCATGCTGccctatttttttacacaacattagttttttttttatagaactgggggcaaacgggcaggaggctcacctgatgttaagtgataccgccgcccatggacactctagtTATCCCGATCACAAAAATAAGATTCCTACCGCGCGTTCCCACGGTTGCGCTACAGATATTGAGATAATGCATACTATGCAAATTGGATATGCATACTAACATGTCTAGGTATATGTCGCTATTGAAAGTTATAGAGTAACGACgctaacattaatttattaactggTATGATCTAAaataacctttaaaaaaatgccaaatttcaaaatgttcaccgtaaataatttttttgctaacaatttttttttttaaataagtcatCTTACATCTGGTGGACTGGCAGCGGGCAACAAGGCAGGTGACGTCGGCGAAGCTGAAATCTTCTGAAGGGCTCTTATTTGCAACAGAGCCCTAAACGGAGCTCTGCATATTGGACAGTTATTGGCCTGGTAACGGAGGGAATCCGCACATGAGTTGCATAAACAAAGATGCCGACAGGGCAGTATCAGTGTGTCACGGACATCGCACATACAGATAACACATTCAGACCCACCATCTTCGGTTTCCTCATCTGAGGTGGGctgaaagataaaatattatttgtaacattcgaatttcatcaaaataggTACAGTATTTTCCTTCAGATCAGGAAGCATTCCATAGCATACCTTTGAATCAAGATTTTTATTCTCTATACCATATATCTCTTGTAACAGATAACACAATCCGTCAACGAACAATTTTTGCTTTAAAGCTTTCAAAACATACGTTCCATCTAAGTGCTTCTCTACTATAGCAATAGTTGTGTGAGATTGTCTAATTTCTGAAAAATGTCAACATTAagattattaagaaattatagcataataagaaaatttaaacatcaTGGAAATATGTAAAAGAAACTCAGAAACACTAAACCATTCATTCATtctcttttaattatgatatagTTTAATCTCTTTgtcaaattttgtttacattttgagGGGacttaatagtttataaatcATCTCCCAATATTTCATCACTCTTCTATAggtctttaataaaatataatgtttacatattttgtaacataagatcatcaaggtatcacttattccacgtcattaaatttgaacctgtaggcatccgtgctcatcagcaaagaagacagagggtgtaggctgAGAGAATACTTTgtgaaagaaatataaatatttagtccCAAGGGTACAGCCATGTTGTGCTTCTGACCTATGTcagttttacaattaaatgtgAGCAAAAATATAGACAATTAAAGTATGCCAGCACTTTGGAGTAACTATAACTCACCATCTTGCCCCTCATCTACAACACAATAAATTGCAATGGGAATAATTTCACGGTCAGCATTGTATACAAGATCTTCTTCTGGATATTTTGATGGATCAAACACATGAGAGATTTGACAAAACTGCTGATTGGCTCCCTTCTTGTAATGGTAAGTCTGGGAAGACATTGATGAATCCCGAGGGTAGTGTCTATAAAGTACAAAGTAGCatggtataaaataataataaaatataataatgtataaacgccaagaagttattaattttctgtattaggtttttaacataattacattcaattaatagtttattctTAATggagtaaaaaaattaaatagttgttTAGGTGGGCACGAAGCTTAAAAAGCCTGACTCcaagaattatattaattattacatacacaATACCAGTTGGTGTAACTTCTTCAGTGCAAAAGTAGAACACTGTAATAGCACATCTGACATCACAGTCAAATGTAAATTCAATATTGTAATAAGTGCCCTTGCCATTATTATCAACAGTTTTGACAGGGCCATCTCCAATTTTATTGGTCTCACTCAATTTTCCCAATGGTTCAGGGCAGCGAACAAAGCGTAATGACTCCTTACGGATATTGATTAAGCTCCTTAGGGTTTTGGTTGGCTCATTAGATTGAGGTGGTGGGTATGGAAACTAAAAAtatggaatttatttttatattatgagtTCTATCTTCaattacatgttttatttaaacataaaacaaaattaatttaaacatccTAAAATAATGCtgtttttataactattaattGATTCCAATGTAATACTCACAGGTGTAGGTCTGCTACCAAGGAAGTTGAGGTCAGCATTCTCACCAAATAAATAAGCTTCTGGTTGTGGAGTATCAAATCTTTCACCTCCCATTATGAAGTGGCTTCCAAAATAATttcctaataataaaataacacggAAAACCTTTATAcatgaaatacaataataattattaaactaattaagcAATAACTTTAGCAGTCGTGtcatattgtatatacatatatttaaaacaatttatgtcgTAATAAGTCTTAAAGTATTTTGGCATCAttactaaaatacatattaaatagtacTAATGTAAATAATGCAAAGCCAACAAGAGTAAGGTCAATAAAATTCACCTGATCTAGGTGGATACTTGTATGCATGATTTGATACAACATCAGCTTCCTCCACACCAGCATTTTGTCTGCTAGTGAGTGCAcccatttatataatttcaaatcctagagcaataaaaaatacaaactaaaTAATGGAGTTTAAGGTAgaagtaaaatatacaaaaaccaaatattttgattttcaactaggtatacataatatagatTTGAGAAAGCAAATTGCCACAGACTATAGCACAGCACTATGAAATACTCTGAAATGTATGATGAAAACTACTTCCGGATTTACTGCAgtggctttttttatttattcgtttatcttttttgttgttgttcgtattttttatcatGCAAAAgtgtgaaaatttaaattatatttacaagttATGTAATTTTGTGTCATACTTGGTATTGATATAAACTGTGACACATTtgacatttgaattttttgaatataaaaaagagttGCAATAATTTTGACAGCTCTCTTTTACGACGTCTTGTGTGTCTCATTGAAGGTGCGAATggttactattttaaaatcgaataaaatcatttataatattaaataaatatacttaaaggTGGTGTCTAAAACTTAATTGTGTGTTACTAAGcgtgtttttttgtatatttcagGGCATCATGGGGCGCCGGCCAGCGAGATGGTAAATATTGGTTATGTTGTTGTGATTTTCTTTTACgtagttatatttaatgtaggTTTAAATAGCTgatcattttaatatgttttgacTTTTCAGTTATCGGTATTGTAAAAACAAACCCTATCCAAAGTCACGATTCTGTCGTGGTGTGCCTGACCCAAAAATTCGTATATTCGACTTGGGTAAAAAGAAGGCTGCCGTAGATGACTTTCCACTATGTGTGCACTTGGTGTCGGATGAGTACGAACAGCTAAGTTCTGAGGCTTTGGAGGCAGGCCGTATCTGCTGCAACAAGTACCTCGTCAAAAATTGTGGAAAAGATCAGTTTCACATCCGCATTCGGCTCCATCCATTCCACGTTATCCGCATCAACAAAATGTTATCGTGTGCTGGAGCTGACAGGTATGTGCTGTTATTGTGTCTTGTAATGAACTTAAAGATCTATTTAAATAGAGttctttataatttctgtGATATTTCTGGTCTTGAAATTTCACATCATAGTATAAAGCATAGCTTTCATCAGTTATAGGTACAAATTCTAATATTGTGTAGTAACATTTattgcataatatatataataaatgtaagaaTATTATGCAGGAAATACATGAAAATCCCTTTATTGTATAATCTGGTCCAGTTCCATTAACTTTTTagtcttaatatatacaataataatctgGATAATAATTGACTATACTAAACTATATTTGATTATAAGGTTTAATGCATTGACTATTCATATGGATATCTGTGATTATTCATAGACATTATAATTAGTAACTGCGTTATTCATCCGGAAAGTTGATTATGTGTTGATAGATTATAGGGCTCCCAAAATTTTGAAGAGCAACTCCCACCCGCTGTAACAAAGCAcagacattaaaatatataagcatTTATATAAGGCAAGAATAAAATGCCTGAGCATTGGTATGCAAGGGTGGAAGGGCTGCATTTTTTGTAGCGCCAGAGCTGTCAATAAAATCTACAAAGTTACTGGAAAAatcacttaaatttatttatatgattgaTGGGTAAATAGAGGCAGCCGAGGTTTAATGTGTATTAGAaagattatatgtattttgatagtaaataaatatttataacttgttcctaatatttacataactaaggattgcttttatatattaaattgggTTTTTAGGCTCCAGACTGGGATGAGAGGTGCTTTTGGC includes:
- the LOC111000218 gene encoding 60S ribosomal protein L10 — translated: MGRRPARCYRYCKNKPYPKSRFCRGVPDPKIRIFDLGKKKAAVDDFPLCVHLVSDEYEQLSSEALEAGRICCNKYLVKNCGKDQFHIRIRLHPFHVIRINKMLSCAGADRLQTGMRGAFGKPQGTVARVRIGQPIMSVRSSDRWKAQVIEALRRAKFKFPGRQKIYISKKWGFTVYEREEYERLRDEGRFANDGCNVKYRPEHGPLDAWRKVQNEIYSV
- the LOC111000214 gene encoding E3 ubiquitin-protein ligase MGRN1 isoform X1, encoding MGALTSRQNAGVEEADVVSNHAYKYPPRSGNYFGSHFIMGGERFDTPQPEAYLFGENADLNFLGSRPTPFPYPPPQSNEPTKTLRSLINIRKESLRFVRCPEPLGKLSETNKIGDGPVKTVDNNGKGTYYNIEFTFDCDVRCAITVFYFCTEEVTPTGIVHYPRDSSMSSQTYHYKKGANQQFCQISHVFDPSKYPEEDLVYNADREIIPIAIYCVVDEGQDEIRQSHTTIAIVEKHLDGTYVLKALKQKLFVDGLCYLLQEIYGIENKNLDSKPTSDEETEDGGSECVICMCDVRDTLILPCRHLCLCNSCADSLRYQANNCPICRAPFRALLQIRALQKISASPTSPALLPAASPPDGSMENIPAGYEPVSLIEALNGPRARVAPLAPPAPAIASPDTDTASQAAEVLNRCVVERSSSTSLGSRRSSCRDEKRDRLAQHPLTPEFRMSVLLAREQSKRDEKAASPLLQKHNSTSVPDKLSKSKTSLNSIPTSIHRSEEESCSCSVEGRSEIGSGDCGANYGECGADCGVDCGECGAENGAEDGGPDSDAERRSPLLTHLTHNGQIKANGSLRTPSLEAIRPALAHIDDTDNEENEQHFDQKPLTSCYGHTADPLHRDVESPGVAEDSDYFTPEDTNTTILTVPKPNADVGNKIECAPQRWALPHHVTSLPGTPLSQSSVRSSGDSYSSTSSTRQLLATAPLTADTPC
- the LOC111000214 gene encoding E3 ubiquitin-protein ligase MGRN1 isoform X3; this translates as MGALTSRQNAGVEEADVVSNHAYKYPPRSGNYFGSHFIMGGERFDTPQPEAYLFGENADLNFLGSRPTPFPYPPPQSNEPTKTLRSLINIRKESLRFVRCPEPLGKLSETNKIGDGPVKTVDNNGKGTYYNIEFTFDCDVRCAITVFYFCTEEVTPTGIVHYPRDSSMSSQTYHYKKGANQQFCQISHVFDPSKYPEEDLVYNADREIIPIAIYCVVDEGQDEIRQSHTTIAIVEKHLDGTYVLKALKQKLFVDGLCYLLQEIYGIENKNLDSKPTSDEETEDGGSECVICMCDVRDTLILPCRHLCLCNSCADSLRYQANNCPICRAPFRALLQIRALQKISASPTSPALLPAASPPDGSMENIPAGYEPVSLIEALNGPRARVAPLAPPAPAIASPDTDTASQAAEVLNRCVVERSSSTSLGSRRSSCRDEKRDRLAQHPLTPEFRMSVLLAREQSKRDEKAASPLLQKHNSTSVPDKLSKSKTSLNSIPTSIHRSEEESCSCSVEGRSEIGSGDCGANYGECGADCGVDCGECGAENGAEDGGPDSDAERRSPLLTHLTHNGQIKANGSLRTPSLEAIRPALAHIDDTDNEENEQHSDPLHRDVESPGVAEDSDYFTPEDTNTTILTVPKPNADVGNKIECAPQRWALPHHVTSLPGTPLSQSSVRSSGDSYSSTSSTRQLLATAPLTADTPC
- the LOC111000214 gene encoding E3 ubiquitin-protein ligase MGRN1 isoform X2 encodes the protein MGALTSRQNAGVEEADVVSNHAYKYPPRSGNYFGSHFIMGGERFDTPQPEAYLFGENADLNFLGSRPTPFPYPPPQSNEPTKTLRSLINIRKESLRFVRCPEPLGKLSETNKIGDGPVKTVDNNGKGTYYNIEFTFDCDVRCAITVFYFCTEEVTPTGIVHYPRDSSMSSQTYHYKKGANQQFCQISHVFDPSKYPEEDLVYNADREIIPIAIYCVVDEGQDEIRQSHTTIAIVEKHLDGTYVLKALKQKLFVDGLCYLLQEIYGIENKNLDSKPTSDEETEDGGSECVICMCDVRDTLILPCRHLCLCNSCADSLRYQANNCPICRAPFRALLQIRALQKISASPTSPALLPAASPPDGSMENIPAGYEPVSLIEALNGPRARVAPLAPPAPAIASPDTDTASQAAEVLNRCVVERSSSTSLGSRRSSCRDEKRDRLAQHPLTPEFRMSVLLAREQSKRDEKAASPLLQKHNSTSVPDKLSKSKTSLNSIPTSIHRSEEESCSCSVEGRSEIGSGDCGANYGECGADCGVDCGECGAENGAEDGGPDSDAERRSPLLTHLTHNGIKANGSLRTPSLEAIRPALAHIDDTDNEENEQHFDQKPLTSCYGHTADPLHRDVESPGVAEDSDYFTPEDTNTTILTVPKPNADVGNKIECAPQRWALPHHVTSLPGTPLSQSSVRSSGDSYSSTSSTRQLLATAPLTADTPC
- the LOC111000214 gene encoding E3 ubiquitin-protein ligase MGRN1 isoform X4, which codes for MGALTSRQNAGVEEADVVSNHAYKYPPRSGNYFGSHFIMGGERFDTPQPEAYLFGENADLNFLGSRPTPFPYPPPQSNEPTKTLRSLINIRKESLRFVRCPEPLGKLSETNKIGDGPVKTVDNNGKGTYYNIEFTFDCDVRCAITVFYFCTEEVTPTGIVHYPRDSSMSSQTYHYKKGANQQFCQISHVFDPSKYPEEDLVYNADREIIPIAIYCVVDEGQDEIRQSHTTIAIVEKHLDGTYVLKALKQKLFVDGLCYLLQEIYGIENKNLDSKPTSDEETEDGGSECVICMCDVRDTLILPCRHLCLCNSCADSLRYQANNCPICRAPFRALLQIRALQKISASPTSPALLPAASPPDGSMENIPAGYEPVSLIEALNGPRARVAPLAPPAPAIASPDTDTASQAAEVLNRCVVERSSSTSLGSRRSSCRDEKRDRLAQHPLTPEFRMSVLLAREQSKRDEKAASPLLQKHNSTSVPDKLSKSKTSLNSIPTSIHRSEEESCSCSVEGRSEIGSGDCGANYGECGADCGVDCGECGAENGAEDGGPDSDAERRSPLLTHLTHNGIKANGSLRTPSLEAIRPALAHIDDTDNEENEQHSDPLHRDVESPGVAEDSDYFTPEDTNTTILTVPKPNADVGNKIECAPQRWALPHHVTSLPGTPLSQSSVRSSGDSYSSTSSTRQLLATAPLTADTPC